TCCATCACCCACGCGGCCGTTACTCATGTGTTCCTCCGCCGTGGCGGCGGGTGCGCGCCGCGCTGGAGAAGAGCAGGAAGGGCAGCAGGGCCAGTAGGCGGCGCAGTGGCTCCGAGCGCAGGAGGCCGGACTGGACAGGGCGGGTCATGTTATCCAGGGTAAGCGCTGGCCGCGTGTCCGGGCGTTCCGGGATTGATCATGTCGGTGGCGCGGAGCGGAGGACACCGAGGCGCTACCCTGAGCGTCATGCAGTGGACAGCAGAGATGCGGTTGGCCCAGTGGGCCCAGGAAGACGCGGCGGTGCGGGTCTGGGGCGAGACCGACGCGCTGGAGGTCAGTGTGCCGCTGCCGGGAATCCTGCGCGTGCGCGTGGCCCCGGAAGCGCGGGCGGGCACCCTGAGCTTTCCGCGTCTGGCGGCCAAGCGCAGCTTCGCCGTGCGTCCCGGCCTGCCCAGTGGACAGACCCTGGACGTGCAGGAAGAGGGCGAGACCCTGCGCGTCACAGGCGGCGGCCTGAGTCTGCACCTGGACCGCCGCACGGGAGCGTGGCGCGTGACCGGGGACGGCACAGAGACCGAGCTCGCGCGGGTGCTGGGCTGGCAGGGCGAGGCCCCCACCGCCCGGCCCGCGCTGGACGCTGAGCGCTTTAACCTGCGCCGCAGCCGCCTGAGCCTGAGCGCTCCGGACGGCGCGGCCTACCTGGGGTTCGGCGAACGGGTGGGGCCGCTGGACAAGCGCGGGATGCAGCTGACCTTCTGGAACACCGACTGCTTTCCCCACCACACCGAGACCGATCCGCTGTATGTCAGCGTGCCGTTCACGACGGTGCTGCGGGACGGGCAGGCCCACGGCGTGTTCGTGGACGAGACGTGGCGCATGACGGCGGACGTGGCCCGCAGCCACCCGCACGAACTGCGCTTCGCCTCGGCGGGACCAGAGCTGGACGTGTATGTGCTCGCCGGGCCACACCCGGCCGACGTGCTGCGCCGGTACGCCGACCTGACCGGCTATGCGCCGATGCCGCCGCTGTGGGCGCTGGGGGCCGCGCAGAGCCGCTGGGGTTACCGCACGGCCGATGACCTGCGGGCGGTCATCGCGGGCTACCGCGAGCGCGACCTGCCGCTGGACAGCGTGTACGTGGACATCGACTACATGGACGCCTACAAGGTCTGGACCGTGAGCGGCGCCGGCTTTGGTGACCTCAAGGCCTTCGTGCAGGAGGCGGCCGCTCAGGGCGTGCAACTGGTGCCCATCATCGATCCCGGTGTCAAGGTCGAGGCGGGCTACGACGTCTATGAGGAGGCCGTGGCCGGCGACCATCTGGTCCGCACCGTGCGCGGCGACATTCTGGTGGGCGAGGTCTGGCCCGACCCGGCCGTCTTTCCCGACTTCACCCGCCCCGAGGTGGTGGCGTGGTGGGCCGGGCGGCACAAGATGTTCACGGACGCGGGCATCCGGGGGCAGTGGAACGACATGAACGAGCCGGCGTGCTTCTCGCTGGCGCAGCCGCGCGAAACCGAGGGCAAGACCCTGCCCTACGACGCCCGGCACGGCCAGCGTTCTCACCTGGAAATGCACAACGTCTATGCCAATCCCATGAGCGAGGCGAGCCGCGCCGGCTACGCCCGGTTTGCTCCGGAGATCCGCCCGTGGATTCTCTCGCGGTCCGGGTACGCGGGCCTGCAGCGCCACGCCACCGTCTGGACCGGGGACAACACCGCCACGTGGTCGCATCTGGCACTCAGCCTGCCCATGATCGGGGGCCTGGGCCTCAGCGGGCTGCCTTTCGCGGCGGCGGATGTGGGCGGCTTTGGTGGAGATACCACCGGCGAGCTGCTCGTTCGCTGGTACCAGGCGGCGCTGGGCTACGCCTTTGTGCGCAATCACTCGGCGCTGGGCACGGCCGATCAGGAGCCGTGGCGCTTTGGCGAGCCGTTTACCGGCCTGATCCGCGCCGCGCTGGAGGAGCGCTACCGCCTGTTGCCCCACCTGTACACGCTGGCGCACACGGCCACCCACACCGCGTTGCCGGTGCTGCGCCCGCTGGCCCTGCACCACCCTGCCGACGAGGACGCGCTGCGCGAGGACGGCGAATACCTGCTTGGCGAGGGTCTGCTCGTCGCCCCGGTGATGGCCGCAGGCCACCGCAAGCGGCGGGTCTATCTGCCGGCGGGACGCTGGGCCGCCGTGTCCCACCTGAGCGCCTCGACCACCGTCCACGACGGCCCGGTCCACCTCGTTGCCGACGCGCCGCTGGACACCCTGCCGCTGTACCTGAAGGCCGGCCACGCCCTGCCCCTGACCGACCCCACGCCGCATACCGGGGAGGCCCACTGGCCCCGGCTGACGTGGCTGGCGCACCCCGACGAGACCGGCTTTGTGGGACAGGTGTACGGGGACGCCGGGGACGGCCCGGTGACCGGCCAGCTCACGCGGGTGGTGGGAGAGTGGCGGGACGGAGCGCTGCACCTGCGCCGCGAGGCCGACGGCCCGCTGCCGGACCGGACCGAGGAGCTGCAATTGATCGGCCTGCCCCCCGTGCGCGAGGTGCAGGGTGCGGCCGACTTCACGCACGGGGACGGGTTGCTGCGGCTGACCCTGCCCGGCGGTGCCGGGGAGGTCCGGGTGGTGCTGAAGGACTGAGGCGCAGGAGGGAAGACCGGCATGTCGGTCTTCCCTCCCACAGCGCCGCGGCCCGGCCTAGGTCAGCGCGCGGCTGGCCTGACGCACGCGGATGGCGAACACGGCGGCAATCAGGTACTTGGCGAGAATGTCGGCAAAGATGATCTGCGCGATCTCGCCCTGCGTCAGGTCGCCGTAGAAGGCGAGCAGGTTGAACAGCACCGAGTCCAGCGGCACGCTGACGGCGTTGCTTGCCAGCACCCGGGTCCACCAGTTGCGGTGGAGCAGGCTTTGGTACACGGCGGTGTCGGCGAGTTCCCCGACCAGAATCGCCAGGAACGACGCGCCGACAAAGCGCCACAGCGTACCGGTGACCAGCGCGGCCACGGTATTGATCAGGAGTGCCGCAGCGATGGCGAGGTACACGGCCTTCAGGCCGCCCCCGCGGTGAATGCGGTCGCGCAGCGTGAACACGGCGGCGAAGAAGATGGTGCCCACGCTGAGCAGGCCGTACACCGGCAGCGGAATGAACTTGTTGAGCGTGAGGTTGGCAAGCAGGATGCTCAGCGCGTACAGGGCGATCAGCAGGTAAGGCAGCGCGGCGGCGCGGCCCCGGGCAGACGGATGGGTCATGCTAAAAACCTCCGGCCTGGGCGACTCAACAGGTCACGGGCCCCCCGACAGGGGAGCAGACCGGCCCCCGGCGGCTCTGTGGCGGTCAGCGGCGGTTCAGGAGCGGTCCAGGGGGGGCGTCAGAACCGCGCAGTTCAGGAAGTCCGCCAGCTGTAAAAACGCCCGGTCGTGGCCCGGACTCGTCCAGGCCGGGGACTGCACGAGCAGCAGCGAGCGCACCTGGGCCGGGTCGGGCAGACCGGAGGCTTCCGGAGCCTGCGCGCGGTCCAGGGTCACCCGCGGCAGCAGTTCCGGCGGCAGCAGACCGGCCACCTCGGCGCGGGTGCGTTCCAGATCGTGGCCCTCGGCCACCGGCAGGTCCGCGTGCCACGCCGGGTAGCGGCAGGTGTAGCGGCGAATCAGGTCCGCGCGCAGTCCCAGGCCCGCCCAGTTGCCGGGCCGCACCCGCGCCGGGTCGCCGCTCAGGCTGGCGAGGTCGTGGTGAGAGTCGAGGTTCAGCACGTCCTCGCCCGGAAACTGCTCCAGCCACGCCCACGCGTCTGCGTGGCTCACGGCGACGAAGGCGGGTACCCCCGCGTAACGCCGCAGGGCCTCCCAGCCGGAATACAGCGGAAAGTCGGGCTCCAGGGCGGTCCAGTTCTGCCCCCCGCGCTTATGAAGCCGCCCGCGCCACGCCTCCCACCGGTCGTGCTCGCGGTCCGGCGTGCCCCAGATGGGCGCGTCGAAGACCAGTTCGCGCGTGCCCGAAAAGGCGTCCCAGTCGATGCTCAGCAGCATGGCAGACCGGCGGGGGGAGGGGAGAGGGAATCGGTCACCCGGCATTCTCTCCCGGCGCACCTCAAGAGGAGGACCGCCGCAGGTAACTCACGGTGGCCGGGTCGCGCACGAAGCCCAGCCGGTCGTTGAGGTGCAGCATGGGCGCGTTGTCGCTGGCGTTGTCGGTGCGGATGGTCGCTGCGCCCAGGGCCCGCGCGGCGCCGATGGCGGCGACCTTCAGCGCGGTTGCCACGCCCCGGCCCCGCCACGCCCGCGCCACCCCGGTCAGGCCGGTGAACAGCTCGGGGCTGACCGGACTGCGGAACAGCGCCGTCTGGCCGATGTACTCCCCGGCGTGTTCGGCCACCAGATAGGCCCCGGGCAGCAGGCCGGAATCTCCCAGCACGGCGTCCATGAAGACCTCAAAACTCAGCGGCGTGGCGGGGTCGGCGCGCGGCACGTCCACCCGCGCCTCGGACATCAGGGCGTGCAACCGGGCCTCCAGATCGGGCGTTCCTGCCTCTCGCAGCGTGGCCAGGCTATGCAGGAAGATGCCCTGGGCGGCCAGCTGTGCGGGCAGGGCCCGGTAGGGCGCGTCCTCGAAGGTGGTCACGTCCAGCGCACTCGTGAAGTACCGCTTGTCCGCCACGAAGCCCCGCCGGATCAGGAAGCCGGGCGCGACCGGATGGTCCTCGCGGGCCAGGATGCGGACCTCCTGCGCGCTGTGCTCCCGCAGGGTGCCGTGCAGGGCGCTCCACAGAGCGCGGCCCACGCCCTGGCCCTGCCGCTCTGGAGAAACGGCAAGCTCCAGCACGAAGCGGTGCGGGTGGTACGCCCCGGGGTTCTGCGAGTACGCGGCCACGCCCTGCACCGTCTCGCCGGCATGTGCCACGAGCACGCCGGCCGTGTATCCCCACGCCGTCTGTTCGCGCTGGCGCTGGCGCAGTTCCTGCGCGCTCCACGGTTCGTGTGGCCGGGCCAGGGTCAGGATCCGGGCGGCGGCGTTCCACTCGTCCTGCCGGATGGGCCGCACGGTGAGGTTCACACGCCGCCCCAGCGCAGCTGGATAAAGGCGGGCTGGGGCCGGAAGCCCAGGCGTTCGTTCAGGGCGAGCATGGGCCGGTTGGTGCTGGCATTGCCGGTCCAGACTTCGCGGACTCCGGTTTCACGGGCCACCTTCAGCCCGGCGAGCTTGAGGGCCAGGGCCAGTCCGCGCCGCCGCCACGCGCGCCGGGTGCCGGTCAGGCCGGTGTTTAGGCGCGCAGGGTCGCCGTCGTCGCGTTCCAGCTCCGACAGGGCCACGACCTCTCCGGCCTCCGTCAGCGCCAGC
The sequence above is drawn from the Deinococcus aerophilus genome and encodes:
- a CDS encoding VUT family protein, which codes for MTHPSARGRAAALPYLLIALYALSILLANLTLNKFIPLPVYGLLSVGTIFFAAVFTLRDRIHRGGGLKAVYLAIAAALLINTVAALVTGTLWRFVGASFLAILVGELADTAVYQSLLHRNWWTRVLASNAVSVPLDSVLFNLLAFYGDLTQGEIAQIIFADILAKYLIAAVFAIRVRQASRALT
- a CDS encoding arginase — its product is MLLSIDWDAFSGTRELVFDAPIWGTPDREHDRWEAWRGRLHKRGGQNWTALEPDFPLYSGWEALRRYAGVPAFVAVSHADAWAWLEQFPGEDVLNLDSHHDLASLSGDPARVRPGNWAGLGLRADLIRRYTCRYPAWHADLPVAEGHDLERTRAEVAGLLPPELLPRVTLDRAQAPEASGLPDPAQVRSLLLVQSPAWTSPGHDRAFLQLADFLNCAVLTPPLDRS
- a CDS encoding GNAT family N-acetyltransferase yields the protein MNLTVRPIRQDEWNAAARILTLARPHEPWSAQELRQRQREQTAWGYTAGVLVAHAGETVQGVAAYSQNPGAYHPHRFVLELAVSPERQGQGVGRALWSALHGTLREHSAQEVRILAREDHPVAPGFLIRRGFVADKRYFTSALDVTTFEDAPYRALPAQLAAQGIFLHSLATLREAGTPDLEARLHALMSEARVDVPRADPATPLSFEVFMDAVLGDSGLLPGAYLVAEHAGEYIGQTALFRSPVSPELFTGLTGVARAWRGRGVATALKVAAIGAARALGAATIRTDNASDNAPMLHLNDRLGFVRDPATVSYLRRSSS
- a CDS encoding glycoside hydrolase family 31 protein; translation: MQWTAEMRLAQWAQEDAAVRVWGETDALEVSVPLPGILRVRVAPEARAGTLSFPRLAAKRSFAVRPGLPSGQTLDVQEEGETLRVTGGGLSLHLDRRTGAWRVTGDGTETELARVLGWQGEAPTARPALDAERFNLRRSRLSLSAPDGAAYLGFGERVGPLDKRGMQLTFWNTDCFPHHTETDPLYVSVPFTTVLRDGQAHGVFVDETWRMTADVARSHPHELRFASAGPELDVYVLAGPHPADVLRRYADLTGYAPMPPLWALGAAQSRWGYRTADDLRAVIAGYRERDLPLDSVYVDIDYMDAYKVWTVSGAGFGDLKAFVQEAAAQGVQLVPIIDPGVKVEAGYDVYEEAVAGDHLVRTVRGDILVGEVWPDPAVFPDFTRPEVVAWWAGRHKMFTDAGIRGQWNDMNEPACFSLAQPRETEGKTLPYDARHGQRSHLEMHNVYANPMSEASRAGYARFAPEIRPWILSRSGYAGLQRHATVWTGDNTATWSHLALSLPMIGGLGLSGLPFAAADVGGFGGDTTGELLVRWYQAALGYAFVRNHSALGTADQEPWRFGEPFTGLIRAALEERYRLLPHLYTLAHTATHTALPVLRPLALHHPADEDALREDGEYLLGEGLLVAPVMAAGHRKRRVYLPAGRWAAVSHLSASTTVHDGPVHLVADAPLDTLPLYLKAGHALPLTDPTPHTGEAHWPRLTWLAHPDETGFVGQVYGDAGDGPVTGQLTRVVGEWRDGALHLRREADGPLPDRTEELQLIGLPPVREVQGAADFTHGDGLLRLTLPGGAGEVRVVLKD